One Notolabrus celidotus isolate fNotCel1 chromosome 18, fNotCel1.pri, whole genome shotgun sequence DNA window includes the following coding sequences:
- the si:dkeyp-118b1.2 gene encoding ataxin-7-like protein 3, with protein MKMEEVSMSSLDNSKLEGLAQDILSDLVEDACLGLCFEVHRAVKQGYFFLDDTDQESMRDFEIVDQPGLDVFGQVYNQWKNKECVCPNCSRSIAASRFAPHLEKCLGMGRNSSRIANRRIVTGNNTNNKSESDQEDNDDVNDNDWSYGAEKKAKKRKSDKNPNSPRRSKSFKHKNSMMGPRRRMDNQESPRMLMKDEAFPQ; from the exons ATGAAAATGGAGGAGGTTTCAATGTCCAGCCTGGACAACAGCAAGCTGGAG GGCCTAGCTCAGGACATCCTGTCTGACCTGGTGGAGGATGCATGCCTGGGTCTTTGCTTCGAGGTCCACCGGGCCGTCAAGCAGGGCTATTTCTTCCTGGATGACACGGACCAAGAAAGCATGAGGGACTTTG AAATTGTGGACCAGCCAGGACTGGATGTGTTTGGCCAGGTGTACAACCAATGGAAAAACAAGGAGTGTGTATGTCCCAACTGCAGCCGAAGCATTGCTGCGTCACGCTTTGCCCCACACCTGGAGAAATGTCTGGGCATGGGACGCAACAGCAGCCGCATAGCCAACCGCAG AATAGTCACTGgaaacaacaccaacaacaagtCAGAAAGTGACCAAGAGGATAACGACGACGTCAATGACAATGACTGGTCCTATGGGGCAGAAAAGAAAG ccaAGAAAAGGAAATCGGATAAG AATCCAAACTCACCAAGAAGATCCAAATCGTTTAAACATAAGAACA GCATGATGGGTCCTCGACGTCGCATGGACAACCAGGAGAGCCCTCGCATGCTGATGAAAGACGAGGCATTCCCTCAATAG